In Paroedura picta isolate Pp20150507F chromosome 12, Ppicta_v3.0, whole genome shotgun sequence, one DNA window encodes the following:
- the LOC143821387 gene encoding G protein-coupled receptor kinase 5-like isoform X2 has translation MGEEIIHRFFHSESPDYMTEVSQALMNECKENLQRSSCKDLFSNCMHRLHEYLSGAPFTNYQDSMYFDRFLQWKYLERQSVTKDTFRQYRILGKGGFGEVCACQVRATGKMYACKKLEKKRIKKRKGEAMALNEKQILEKVNSRFVVSLAYAYETKDALCLVLTIMNGGDLKFHIYNMGNPGFDNERVTFYAAEICCGLEHLHREGIVYRDLKPENILLDDDGHIRISDLGLAIKIPEGETIRGRVGTVGYMAPEVINNERYSFSPDWWGLGCLIYEMIEGQSPFRARKERVKREEVEKRVQEEQEQYSEKFSEDAKAICKALLTKDPKHRLGCKADGAVQVKLHPFFKTINFKRLEAGIMKPSFVPDPRAVYCKDVLDIEQFSTVKGVNLDQTDNDFYAKFTTGSVPIPWQNEMIETECFKDLNIFGPNGTRSPDLDWKQLPDPPKRSLLQRLFRRNPSDFTITTNAHSNLSAAPSPGRPTAQAPS, from the exons ATGGGAGAAGAGATCATCCACAGGTTCTTCCACAGCGAG TCCCCAGACTATATGACCGAGGTCAGCCAGGCCCTTATGAACGAATGCAAGGAGAACCTGCAGAGAAGTTCCTGCAAAGATCTCTTCAGCAACTGCATGCA CCGTCTGCACGAGTACCTGAGTGGCGCCCCTTTCACGAATTACCAGGACAGCATGTACTTTGACAGGTTCCTCCAGTGGAAATACCTGGAAAG ACAATCGGTGACCAAAGACACCTTCAGACAATACCGGATtcttgggaaagggggcttcGGAGAG GTTTGCGCATGCCAGGTGCGAGCCACAGGGAAGATGTACGCTTGCAAGAAGCTGGAGAAGAAGCGCATCAAGAAGCGGAAAGGGGAGGCCATGGCTCTGAATGAGAAGCAGATTCTAGAGAAGGTCAACAGCCGGTTTGTG GTTAGCTTGGCCTATGCCTATGAGACCAAGGATGCCCTGTGCCTGGTGCTCACCATCATGAACGGTGGAGACTTGAAGTTCCACATCTACAATATGGGCAATCCCGGGTTCGACAATGAACGGGTCACCTTCTACGCTGCAGAGATTTGCTGTGGCCTTGAGCATTTGCACAGGGAGGGAATTGTGTACAG GGACTTGAAACCGGAGAACATTCTTCTGGATGACGATG GTCACATCCGGATCTCAGACCTGGGGCTGGCCATCAAGATCCCAGAGGGCGAGACCATCCGTGGCCGCGTAGGAACTGTTGGCTACATGG CTCCTGAGGTGATTAACAACGAGCGCTACTCCTTCAGCCCGGATTGGTGGGGGCTGGGCTGCCTCATCTACGAGATGATCGAGGGCCAGTCGCCCTTCCGCGCCCGCAAGGAGCGGGTGAAGCGGGAGGAAGTAGAGAAGCGGGTGCAGGAGGAACAGGAGCAGTACTCGGAGAAGTTCTCAGAAGACGCCAAGGCCATCTGCAAGGCG CTCCTGACCAAAGATCCCAAGCACCGGCTTGGATGCAAGGCGGACGGGGCAGTCCAGGTGAAGTTGCACCCCTTCTTCAAGACCATCAACTTCAAGCGGCTGGAAGCAGGCATCATGAAGCCCTCCTTTGTGCCAGAC CCCCGGGCTGTGTACTGCAAAGACGTCTTGGACATTGAGCAATTCTCCACGGTTAAGGGGGTCAACTTGGACCAAACGGACAATGACTTCTATGCCAAATTCACCACCGGCAGTGTCCCCATTCCCTGGCAGAACGAG ATGATCGAGACCGAGTGCTTTAAAGATCTGAATATCTTTGGACCAAACGGCACCCGCTCGCCCGACCTGGACTGGAAGCAGCTCCCCGATCCTCCCAAACGCAGCTTGCTGCAGCGGCTCTTTCGACGAAAC CCAAGTGACTTCACCATCACCACCAACGCACACTCCAACCTGTCAGCGGCTCCCTCGCCAGGCCGGCCCACAGCACAGGCTCCTTCCTGA